In Streptomyces sp. NBC_00683, the DNA window TGACCCGTCAAAAGCGTAACAGGAGCCGGGAGGACGCCGGGGGCCGCGCGCAACCCCCGCGTACGGGCGCGACGCCTCCCCGCCCGTACGCTTCCGGCTCCCCTGCGCAGGTCCTCCTCGTCGAAGCCGCCTCAGCCGTGCAGCAGGACGGGGAAGGCCTCCATGTCGTTCTGCGTCATCACCGGAAGCTTGCGGATCTCGTCGTCCGGTATCGCGAGCTTGAGCGCGGGGAAGCGCGCGAAGAGGGCGGGGAGTGCGATGCCGGCCTCCACCCGTGACAGTGCCGCACCGGGGCAGATGTGGGGGCCGTGACCGAAGGTCATGTGCCGGATCGGTGTCGGACGGGTGATGTCGAAGGAATCGGCGTCCTCGCCGTGCTGTTCGGCGTCGCGTCCGATGACCCGGTAGGAGATGACGACGCCCTCCCCCGCGGCGATCACCTGGTCACCGACCTGGATGTCCTCGGTGGCGAAACGCATCAGCAGGTGTGTGGTGGGCGTGTCCCAGCGCAGCGTCTCCTCGACCACCGTCTCCCACGGGATCTCCCCGTCGAGCACCTTCTGCAGCTGGTCGGGGTGGGCGAGCAGGGCGCGTACCGCGTTGAGGATGAGGCCGATCGTGGTCTCGTGCCCGGCGGCCACCATGGCCTTGAGGTTGCCGACGACCTCCTCCTCGGTGAGGGGCTCGCCGCCCTCGTCGGCCAGGATCAGGGCGCTGGTGAGGTCGTCGGTGGCCCGCGCCGTCTTCTCGCGTACGAGGTCGGTGTAGAAGACGTCCAGTTCCTGCAGCAGCGCCAGGCGCTCCTCCTGCGGGGTGAGCATGGAGAAGAAGGCCTTGTACTGCTTCGTCAGCATCGGGAACTGATCCTCGTCCACCCCCATCAGCAGCCCGACGACCCGCATCGGCAGCGGCTGGGCGAAGACGGCCTTGAGGTCGACGACACCTTCCTTGCCCTGCTCGGCGAGCGAGTCGAGGAGCTCCTCGGTGAACTTCTCGATGGCGGGGCGGACCGCCTCGAGCCGGCGCGGCGTGAGTGCCTGGGAGGTCTTGGTCCGCAGCCGCCGGTGCTCGCCGCCGTCGACCGTGAACATGGAGCGTCCGGCATCGATCATTCCGATCAGCGGCCAGGCATGGGTGACCTCACCGCTCCTCCACAGCCCCCAGGCGTCCAGGTCCTTCACCAGCCGTGGGTCGACGAGCAGTTGACGTGCTTCGGCGTGCCGTGTGACGGTCCACGCGGGGACCCCCAACAGCTCGATGCGCGCGAGCGGGC includes these proteins:
- a CDS encoding cytochrome P450 family protein — encoded protein: MNCPHATVVIDPMVQNLDGETEQLRQAGPLARIELLGVPAWTVTRHAEARQLLVDPRLVKDLDAWGLWRSGEVTHAWPLIGMIDAGRSMFTVDGGEHRRLRTKTSQALTPRRLEAVRPAIEKFTEELLDSLAEQGKEGVVDLKAVFAQPLPMRVVGLLMGVDEDQFPMLTKQYKAFFSMLTPQEERLALLQELDVFYTDLVREKTARATDDLTSALILADEGGEPLTEEEVVGNLKAMVAAGHETTIGLILNAVRALLAHPDQLQKVLDGEIPWETVVEETLRWDTPTTHLLMRFATEDIQVGDQVIAAGEGVVISYRVIGRDAEQHGEDADSFDITRPTPIRHMTFGHGPHICPGAALSRVEAGIALPALFARFPALKLAIPDDEIRKLPVMTQNDMEAFPVLLHG